One genomic region from Lycorma delicatula isolate Av1 chromosome 1, ASM4794821v1, whole genome shotgun sequence encodes:
- the LOC142317311 gene encoding uncharacterized protein LOC142317311 gives MEENTNVVDEQWVESVEKIVETMVNFINNGSGWVMHKIIYIDLNVIRYRPLYGASSSYIRTPKKILKREAVINVKNPHDQKCFLWSVLAYLHDQPGRNYRQTWYARYEHDINMLGILYPVKVRDINRFEMLNPTISVNVYGYEEENDRVYPVRVTENHDRENCIHLLLLTGETREKFHYCLINAKPGKNGLSRLLTGLTKAHCASRYCPYCLHRFSSSDPHVALQNLQKHLIKCKRHGAQRVRLPKPYNQKECIMKFRDYSSTLRVPYTVYADFESFVHPMDTATPKPNTSFTDKVAHHLPSGYAYVIVDEGGQICEGPVVYRARTDGENIVEKMLDEMLDHADRLHKILITEKPMVMTPEDTETFQRATECFLCHCELNDDRVRHHSHTTGRFLGACHNECNLNCKRTQHIPVFFHNLRGYDSHHIVQALGKYKHQHKINCIANTPERLQSLSIGPLRFLDSLQFLPSSLEKLVENLVKDCQNKDVVFKTLTARFPLPEKRDFLIRKGVYPYEYMTHVNKFFETQLPPQMAFYSTLRRENITDDDYTHAQNVWETFDCNTLGDYHDLYLLSDVLLLADVFENFRNTSMQYYGLDPCHFYSTPHFTWNAMLKFTRQKLELLTDIDMHLFVEKGTRGGVAMISNRYAKANNPNIPDQYDPSEPTSWVQYYDCNILYGTAMVEPLPYANFRWLSSEEINILNINNVDDCGEKGYILEVDLEYPQHLHDRHKDYPLAPERLVPVDEMLSPYLNDVQRCPVKKLMTTLLDKEHYVLHYRNLKLYTRLGLIVKHIHRVLEFSQSPWLKPYIDFNTEKRAQARNSFEKDFFKLMNNAVYGKSLENVRNRIDFQLITNERKLDKAIAKLRVKAWYIYNKDVVGISLKKTEIFLNRPIYIGFTVLDISKAIMYEFHYGYMVEKYGDNIKLLMTDTDSLMYHIVTDNVYDDILHDIDRFDTSDYPRDHMCYSNTNKKRLGKFKDEMNGRAIREFVGLRAKMYSILEFDKKEKNVAKGIPRVSIANDLRHDLYKQSLFKDQVTYTSAYGIRSTLHNIHSINQSKKSLSPFDDKRFILQNRINTVPYGHYSVNKTKRRPSETVDNPNHQKRPRIDHDVLISHGHDYLY, from the coding sequence ATGGAGGAGAACACCAACGTTGTCGATGAACAGTGGGTGGAGTCCGTCGAAAAAATCGTCGAGACGATGGTGAACTTCATCAACAACGGTAGCGGATGGgtaatgcataaaataatttatatagaccTAAATGTTATTCGTTACCGTCCGCTATACGGTGCTTCTTCCTCCTATATACGTActccaaagaaaattttaaaaagagaggCAGTAATTAACGTAAAGAATCCACATGACCAGAAATGTTTTCTCTGGTCAGTTTTAGCATACCTCCATGACCAACCTGGTCGTAACTACCGTCAGACGTGGTATGCTAGGTACGAGCATGATATAAACATGCTTGGGATATTATACCCGGTAAAAGTAAGAGATATTAATCGCTTTGAGATGTTAAATCCCACAATAAGCGTTAATGTCTACGGGTATGAGGAGGAAAACGATCGTGTCTATCCGGTACGCGTTACCGAAAATCACGATCGTGAaaactgcatacacctattgctgcttacAGGAGAGActagagaaaaatttcattactgtcTGATTAATGCCAAACCAGGTAAAAACGGACTTTCTCGTCTCCTGACGGGTCTAACAAAGGCCCACTGTGCTAGTAGATACTGtccttactgtttgcaccgtttcagCTCATCAGACCCACATGTCGCTTTACAAAATCTACAGAAACATCTGATCaagtgtaagcgacacggtgcacaacgAGTAAGGCTTCCCAAACCGTACAACCAAAAGGAATGCATAATGAAgtttagggactactcgtccacgctacgcgttccgtatacggtgtatgcagactttgaatcatttgtacatccgatggacactgccacccctaaaccaaacactagttttaccgataaggtagcccatcatcttccgtccggttacgcctatgtaatcgttGACGAGGGAGGGcagatttgtgaaggtcctgtagtGTACCGAGCGAGAACagatggtgaaaatatcgttgaaaagatgctggacGAAATGCTCgatcacgccgatagattgcacaaaattttgattaccgaaaaaccgatggtgatgactcccgaagacactgaaacatttcaaagggctaccgagtgttttctttgtcattgtgagttgaacgacgatcgtgtacgtcatcactcacataccacaggacggtttctcggtgcatgtcataacgagtgcaatttaaattgtaagcgcacccagcatattccagtattttttcataacctccgcggaTACGATAGTCACcatatagttcaagctttgggaaaataCAAACACCAAcacaaaataaactgtatcgccaacacgcccgagcgattacagtcactgtccatCGGACCATTGAGattcttggactctttacaattcCTTCCGTCATCCCtcgaaaaacttgtagaaaatttagtaaaagattgtCAGAACAAAGACGTTGTCTTTAAAACACTCACCGCCCGCTTCCCGCTACCAGAAAAAAGGGATTTCTTAATCCGAAAAGGTGTCTACCCATACGAATACATGACAcatgtaaacaagtttttcgaaacccaacttccgCCGCAGATGGCGTTCTACAGcacgctaagaagagagaacataacagACGATGATTACACCCATGCCCAAAACGTGtgggaaacgtttgactgcaatacgttaggcgattaccacgatctgTACCTTCTTAGCGACGTACTATTGTTGGCAGATGTGTTTGAAAACTTTCGGaatacgtctatgcaatattacggtttggacccatgccacttttactccaccccccATTTTACGTGGAacgccatgttaaaatttacccgacaaaaattggaactgttgaccgacatagatatgcatctgtttgttgaAAAAGGTACACGAGGTGGTGTAGCAATGATTTCAAACAggtacgccaaggcgaacaatccaaacattccagatcaatatgacccatccgaacccacCTCCTGGGTTCAATACTATGATTGCAACATCCTTTACGGTACAGCCATGGTTGAACCCCTACCATATGCaaattttaggtggttgagtagTGAAGAGATTAACATTCTCAACATCAACAATGTTGACGATTGTGGAGAAAAGGGCTATATATTGGAAGTGGATCTCGAGTATCCACAACACCTACACGATCGTCATAAGGATTACCCCCTTGCGCCCGAACGACTAGTACCAGTTGATGAAATGTTGTCACCTTATTTGAATGATGTACAAAGATGTCCCGTAAAAAAACTAATGACAACATTGTTAGACAAAGAACATTATGTCTTACACTACAGAAATCTAAAACTATACACCCGCCTCGGTTTAATCGTGAAACACATTCAtagagttctggaattctcccaatcgccttggttgaaaccgtacatcgatTTCAATACCGAAAAGCGTGCACAAGcgcgaaacagttttgaaaaagacttttttaagttaatgaataACGCGGTGTATGGTAAGTCATTGGAAAACGTTCGTAACCGAATAGACTTCCAACTCATCACTAACGAGCGTAAACTGGATAAAGCAATAGCGAAACTGAGAGTTAaagcttggtacatctataacaaagATGTTGTGGGGATAAGTTTGAAGAAAACGGAAATATTCCTCAATCGTCCAATATacatcggatttaccgtattggacattagtaaagcgatcatgtacgaattccactatggttacatggtggaaaagtacggtGATAACATAAAGCTTCTAATGACTGATACTGATAGTCTGATGTACCATATAGTGACGGATAACGTTTACGACGATATCCTTCACGATATAGATCGATTCGATACTTCAGACTACCCCCGAGATCACATGTGTTatagtaataccaataagaaacgTCTTGGTAAGTTTAAGGACGAGATGAATGGAAGGGCTATTCGTGAGTTTGTCGGtcttcgtgctaagatgtatagcattctcgaattcgacaagaaGGAGAAGAATGttgcaaagggtattcctagagtatccattgcaaacgatcttagacacgatctgtacaaacAAAGTCTTTTTAAAGATCAAGTTACATACACAAGTGCGTATGGAATCAgaagcactttgcacaatatcCATTCCATTAATCAGTCTAAGAAGTCGCTATCACCGTTCGACGACAAACGATTCattttacaaaacagaataaacacAGTTCCATATGGTCACTAcagtgtaaataaaacaaaacgtagACCGTCCGAAACTGTCGATAACCCAAACCACCAAAAGAGACCAAGAATCGATCACGATGTCCTCATATCCCACGGTCAcgactatttatattaa